The window CGAACGCGGCGGAGGGCGAGAAGCTGGCCAACGACATCGCGAACAACACCAACGTCACCAGCAAGACGCTGGCGGAGTACCACATCACCGAGCCCATCCCGGCGGAGAAGCAGGCGATGCTGAAGCAGGACGAGGAGTGGAAGGCGTACCCGCTGAACATCCCGCGTGACCGGATCAATGTGGTGAAGGCGGAAGAGATGTTCGAAGGGAGCGCGAAGTGAGGCTGGCGAGGCTCGCAGCTGCCGCGTTGGTCGTGTGGGGCGCCCTTGCGCTCGCGCAAGAGCCGCCGAAGCAGGTGGAGCGCGGGGTGCCGATCCGGCCGATGACCATCTACCAGGCGCCGGCGACGGACTCGGCGCGGCTGGGGGAGGTCCCGCGCGGGCGCGAGACGCCCATCCTGGAGAAGACGCCGGGCTGGCTGCACGTGTTCGTCACGACCGACCAGAACAAGAACGTGAGCGGCTGGATCGAGGACAAGGGTGTGGTGCGCGCGACGACGCCGAACGGCGACCGCATCCTGTTCGGCGAGGCGGTGGACTCGGAGGCGGAGGCGCAGAAGCGACACGGCCGCAAGGGCGCCGAGCGCGACGCCGCGCGGCTCTACATGCGCATCGCGGAGTACTTCCCGAACTCGCCGCTGGCGGCGGAGGCGCACTACCGCGCCGCCGACATCGTGTGGCAGATCGATTCGGTCGACGTCTGGACGCGGGCCTCGGCGCGCGAGGAAAACCCCAGCATGCGCGCGCAGATCCCGGAAGACGAGATGAAGAAGGTCCGGAAGAAGTATCCGGGCACGAAGTGGGCGGACCTGGCCGACTACAACCTGCTCGACAACAAGATCTGCGGCGACTGGCAGGGCAAGTCGAGGTGTCCGGAGAAAGAGACGGAGCTCTACACCAAGTACGCCGACGAGCACCCGAAGTCGCCCAAGGCGGCCGAGGCGCTGTACAACGCGGCGTGGCGGCAGTCGGCGCTGGTGGAGATCTACAAGACCGAGGGCGACAACGGGAAGTCGGCGGGCGCGAAGGGCAAGGCCGTGTCGCTGGCGCAGCGGATCACGACCACGTATCCCGAGAGCGACTACGGGCCGCGGGCGACGCGGCTCATCTACCT of the Terriglobales bacterium genome contains:
- a CDS encoding SH3 domain-containing protein, with translation MRLARLAAAALVVWGALALAQEPPKQVERGVPIRPMTIYQAPATDSARLGEVPRGRETPILEKTPGWLHVFVTTDQNKNVSGWIEDKGVVRATTPNGDRILFGEAVDSEAEAQKRHGRKGAERDAARLYMRIAEYFPNSPLAAEAHYRAADIVWQIDSVDVWTRASAREENPSMRAQIPEDEMKKVRKKYPGTKWADLADYNLLDNKICGDWQGKSRCPEKETELYTKYADEHPKSPKAAEALYNAAWRQSALVEIYKTEGDNGKSAGAKGKAVSLAQRITTTYPESDYGPRATRLIYLVEQGLPTYGAPSD